In Sporichthya polymorpha DSM 43042, a genomic segment contains:
- the yajC gene encoding preprotein translocase subunit YajC gives MELILPFLLIFAAFYLLILGPRRAQARRAADLEKNLRPGVELITTSGIFGTVTRVEEEEVRLEIAPGVEIRLLKGAIGKFLDPDAGGTDGSASTALPGEKTDESGSGSGPSSSN, from the coding sequence GTGGAATTGATCCTGCCCTTCCTCCTCATCTTCGCGGCGTTCTACCTGCTGATCCTCGGACCGCGCCGCGCGCAGGCGCGCCGCGCCGCGGACCTGGAGAAGAACCTCCGCCCGGGCGTCGAGCTCATCACCACCTCCGGCATCTTCGGCACGGTCACCCGGGTCGAGGAGGAGGAGGTGCGCCTCGAGATCGCCCCCGGCGTCGAGATCCGCCTCCTCAAGGGTGCGATCGGCAAGTTCCTCGACCCGGACGCGGGCGGGACCGACGGGTCGGCGAGCACCGCGCTGCCGGGCGAGAAGACCGACGAGAGCGGTTCGGGTTCCGGCCCGTCCTCGTCCAACTGA
- the secD gene encoding protein translocase subunit SecD codes for MSTSKGAARGGMSPLRALALTLALLVGGLITMFGVGAMSPKLAIDLAGGTSVTLTAKPLPEAEGGKGGGITGEAMNQAVSIIRQRVNGFGVSEAQVTTLGSDNIVVSVPGQNNSRIVEQVGQTALLRFRPVLQVGGAQPSTGLPGLPDLGELTEGLGQTPSPNPSAESNRAVAGALRAADDPSPSPTASARPSKTPKAGGKTDGKSDGASDETPGTITQAVRDEFAALNCLDPAARQGGDQAPAEAVVVACDKDGTAKYILGPSEVQGTQITKAEAGLPQGAGVGNWLIQMEFDGAGTSAFARLTRSLAGQTPPANQLAIVLDGVVYSSPQVSNEIPTGQAEITGNFTSQTANDLANVLKYGALPLAFEKSTVTTISATVGDDQLQGGLIAGAIGMVLVVVYSTFYYRGLGLMALAGLLVAAAMAWITVSLLGEAMGYRLSLAGVAGLIVAIGITADSFVVYFERLRDEIRDGRSPRTAAEYGWLRARRTILSANFVSLLAAGVLYYFSVADVKGFAFTLGVMTIIDVIVIVLFTKPLISLAFRHPYFARAERFSGVNRASLGMRPAVAAPAGGEA; via the coding sequence GTGTCGACTTCCAAGGGTGCGGCGCGCGGCGGGATGAGCCCGTTGCGCGCCCTGGCACTGACCCTGGCCCTGCTGGTCGGCGGCCTCATCACGATGTTCGGTGTCGGCGCCATGAGCCCCAAGCTGGCGATCGACCTCGCCGGCGGCACCAGCGTCACCCTGACGGCGAAGCCCCTGCCCGAGGCCGAGGGCGGCAAGGGCGGCGGTATCACCGGCGAGGCGATGAACCAGGCGGTCTCGATCATCCGCCAGCGCGTCAACGGCTTCGGCGTCTCGGAGGCACAGGTCACCACTCTCGGCTCCGACAACATCGTCGTCAGCGTCCCGGGCCAGAACAACAGCCGCATCGTCGAGCAGGTCGGCCAGACGGCGCTGCTGCGCTTCCGGCCCGTGCTCCAGGTGGGCGGCGCCCAGCCGTCGACCGGGCTCCCCGGGCTCCCGGACCTCGGCGAGCTCACGGAGGGTCTCGGCCAGACGCCCAGTCCCAACCCCTCCGCCGAGTCGAACCGCGCCGTCGCCGGTGCTCTGCGGGCGGCCGACGACCCGTCGCCCTCCCCGACCGCGTCGGCCCGGCCGTCGAAGACACCCAAGGCCGGCGGCAAGACTGACGGAAAGTCTGATGGTGCGTCAGACGAGACGCCCGGCACGATCACGCAGGCGGTCCGGGACGAGTTTGCCGCGTTGAACTGCCTCGACCCCGCGGCCCGGCAGGGTGGTGACCAGGCGCCCGCCGAGGCCGTCGTCGTTGCGTGCGACAAGGACGGCACCGCCAAGTACATCCTCGGCCCTAGCGAGGTGCAGGGCACCCAGATCACGAAGGCCGAGGCCGGGCTCCCGCAGGGTGCGGGCGTCGGCAACTGGCTGATCCAGATGGAGTTCGACGGCGCGGGCACGTCCGCCTTCGCACGGCTGACCCGCTCGCTGGCCGGGCAGACTCCGCCGGCGAACCAGCTCGCCATCGTCCTGGACGGCGTCGTCTACTCCAGCCCGCAGGTCAGCAACGAGATCCCGACCGGTCAGGCCGAGATCACCGGCAACTTCACCTCCCAGACGGCGAACGACCTCGCGAACGTGCTCAAGTACGGTGCGCTGCCGCTGGCCTTCGAGAAGAGCACGGTCACCACGATCTCCGCGACGGTCGGCGACGACCAGCTTCAGGGCGGCCTGATCGCCGGCGCGATCGGCATGGTGCTCGTCGTGGTGTACAGCACCTTCTACTACCGGGGCCTGGGGCTGATGGCGCTCGCCGGCCTGCTCGTCGCGGCGGCGATGGCCTGGATCACCGTCTCGCTGCTCGGAGAGGCGATGGGCTATCGGCTTTCGCTCGCGGGTGTCGCCGGCCTGATCGTGGCCATCGGCATCACCGCGGACTCGTTCGTGGTCTATTTCGAGCGACTGCGTGACGAGATCCGCGACGGCCGGAGCCCACGGACCGCCGCCGAGTACGGCTGGCTCCGCGCGCGGCGCACGATCCTGTCGGCGAACTTCGTCTCGTTGCTCGCGGCCGGCGTCCTGTACTACTTCTCGGTCGCGGACGTGAAAGGCTTCGCGTTCACCCTCGGCGTCATGACGATCATCGACGTCATCGTGATCGTGCTTTTCACCAAGCCGCTGATCAGCCTGGCCTTTCGGCACCCGTACTTCGCGCGCGCCGAACGGTTCTCCGGGGTGAACCGGGCGAGCCTCGGCATGCGCCCGGCCGTGGCCGCGCCGGCCGGCGGGGAGGCCTGA
- the secF gene encoding protein translocase subunit SecF gives MSRLADLGGQLQRGERSIDFVGRRRLWLLISCVVIVVSALGLGFRQLDLGVEFDGGSVFEVSSATTSVGEVRDIVEGAGAEEPKVHKLGSDRYRIETTAVSTEEAQPIMDALSKELNVPPAEITTNVVGPSWGDDVTNKALTSLLIFLALVAVYLAIMFEFKMAIGALLALLHDLIITVGIYAIVGFVVTPATVIGLLTILGYSLYDTVVVFDKVRENTADLKKTNRYTFSQAANLAVNQTLVRSINTTVIALLPVSGLLFVGAGLLGAGTLKDLSLVLFIGMAVGAYSSICLATPIVAFLKEREPEMQELAKRVAVREAAQRKKAPAGKRSGGANGAPVTADEDDRTPEPVARAAATQGSTAPRPPGARVQPKRGGPRGARNSRPKKK, from the coding sequence ATGTCGCGCCTTGCCGACCTCGGTGGTCAGCTGCAGCGTGGCGAGCGCTCCATCGACTTCGTCGGTCGCCGGCGGCTCTGGTTGTTGATCAGCTGCGTCGTCATCGTCGTGTCCGCGCTCGGGCTGGGCTTTCGTCAGCTCGACCTCGGCGTGGAGTTCGACGGCGGTTCGGTGTTCGAGGTGTCGTCCGCGACGACGAGCGTCGGCGAGGTGCGCGACATCGTCGAGGGCGCCGGCGCCGAGGAGCCCAAGGTTCACAAGCTCGGCAGCGACCGCTACCGGATCGAGACGACCGCGGTCAGCACCGAGGAGGCGCAGCCGATCATGGATGCGCTCTCCAAGGAACTCAACGTGCCGCCCGCGGAGATCACCACGAACGTGGTCGGTCCGAGCTGGGGTGACGACGTCACCAACAAGGCGCTTACGTCGCTGCTGATCTTCCTCGCGCTGGTGGCGGTCTACCTGGCCATCATGTTCGAGTTCAAGATGGCGATCGGCGCGTTGCTCGCGCTGCTGCACGACCTCATCATCACGGTCGGCATCTACGCGATCGTCGGGTTCGTCGTCACGCCGGCCACCGTGATCGGTCTGTTGACGATCCTCGGCTATTCGCTCTACGACACGGTCGTCGTGTTCGACAAGGTCCGCGAGAACACGGCGGACCTGAAGAAGACGAACAGGTACACGTTCAGCCAGGCCGCGAACCTGGCGGTCAATCAGACCCTGGTCCGCTCGATCAACACGACGGTGATCGCGCTGCTGCCGGTGAGCGGTCTGCTGTTCGTCGGGGCCGGCCTGCTCGGCGCGGGCACGCTGAAGGACCTCTCGCTGGTCCTGTTCATCGGTATGGCCGTGGGTGCGTACTCCTCGATCTGCCTCGCCACCCCGATCGTCGCGTTCCTCAAGGAGCGCGAGCCCGAGATGCAGGAGCTGGCCAAGCGCGTCGCCGTCCGCGAGGCCGCGCAGCGCAAGAAGGCACCGGCCGGCAAGCGTTCCGGCGGGGCCAACGGTGCGCCGGTGACCGCGGACGAGGACGATCGTACCCCGGAGCCGGTCGCCCGCGCCGCGGCGACGCAGGGCTCGACGGCGCCGCGGCCGCCGGGCGCACGGGTGCAGCCCAAGCGCGGCGGGCCGCGGGGTGCGCGGAACTCGCGGCCGAAGAAGAAGTGA
- a CDS encoding adenine phosphoribosyltransferase encodes MGSDWRALVRNVPDFPVPGIQFKDIAPVLADAGALAAVTDELAEAARAMSPDVVVAIEARGFILGAPLALALGVGFVPVRKPGKLPFTTRSVAYALEYGEAVLHMHTDALAPGARVVIVDDVLATGGTLAATAQLVREAGATPVGALVALELGALGGRGRLPDLPLTALEGV; translated from the coding sequence ATGGGCAGCGACTGGCGGGCGCTGGTCCGCAACGTGCCGGACTTCCCGGTGCCGGGGATCCAGTTCAAGGACATCGCCCCGGTGCTGGCCGACGCCGGCGCGCTCGCCGCGGTCACCGACGAACTCGCCGAGGCGGCCCGGGCGATGAGTCCGGACGTCGTCGTCGCGATCGAGGCGCGGGGGTTCATCCTCGGAGCGCCGCTCGCGCTGGCGCTCGGCGTCGGGTTCGTCCCGGTCCGCAAGCCCGGCAAGCTGCCCTTCACGACCCGCTCCGTGGCGTACGCGCTGGAGTACGGCGAGGCGGTCCTGCACATGCACACCGACGCGCTCGCCCCCGGCGCACGGGTGGTCATCGTCGACGACGTCCTCGCGACCGGCGGGACCCTCGCGGCGACCGCCCAGCTGGTCCGCGAGGCCGGCGCAACGCCCGTCGGGGCCCTCGTCGCGCTCGAGCTCGGTGCGCTCGGCGGCCGGGGCCGGTTGCCCGACCTGCCGCTGACCGCGCTCGAAGGCGTCTGA